The segment TTGCAGGACAGCTTGCTCTTCGACCGTTCGTTGCTGGGTGACTTGTTAACGACGACTAATACGACGCAAGTGACCAATGCCAACGGTGTAACGACGATCACAGAAGAGATTATTCAAGGGGCGACAAACCAGCCCGGCTTCGACTTCAACAACAACCCGCTGGGGAATAGTGGAAGTACGAAATCACTTTCGACGGCAGGTGATGTGGCGGGCCAAGCGATTTCCCACTTCGACGTCGGTCGTGTGAACAGTCAACTTGGTTTTGGTGGTCTGGTTCTTTCGGCCGGTAGCGAGAACATCAACATTCTCGTCCGAGCTCTTAAAGAATCTCGCCGACTGGATGTACTCAGTCGTCCGCAAATCATGACCCTCGATAACCAACCCGCCTTTATTCAAGTCGGGGAACGAGTTCCCCGAGTGGTAAATACGACATTGAATCAGTTCGGTCAGGTGAACACTGTCGAACTGGAGAATGTGGGACTCATTGTAGCGGTGACACCTCGTATCAGCCCTGAGGGGAACGTGGTGATGGAAATCGACGCTGAGAAATCAGAACTAGGTTCCGAAGCGGAAGGGATCCCGATTTCGACTTCGGCCGATGGAGAAGTCCTGCGGTCTCCCCGTATTAATCTGACAACCGCGTCCACCACGGTCAGTGCCGACAATGGTGAAACGATTATCCTCGGGGGATTGATTACCAAATCAACTTCCAAAGTTGCCCGTCGCGTTCCTTACCTGGCCGATATTCCCATCCTGGGTGATCTCTTCCGGTTTGATTCGCGTGCGGTACGGCGAACAGAGCTGATGATTATTCTGACGCCCTACATCATCAATAACCCACAAGACATGGAACGGCTTAAACAGATTGAAGAAGCTCGCATGCACTGGTGTGCAGCGGATATCTCGGCCATTCATTATGACACAGGTTATTGTCTTGATGGTAGTTGTGATCTGGAAACCGAATTGCAGGTCATCTTTCCAGATGACGATCCCCGCGGCGTGATGCCTCCACCGGAAACGCTGAACATGCAGCCAACTCCGATTCCCGGATCGATTGCTCCGCCGGATTCCATTCAACCAATGATGATGCAGGAAGATCAAGTCTTCCGTCAGCAGGTCTCTTTGCCGAACGAGATCCAACCGGTGGTCTCGAAGAAACAGCCTGCCTGGTGGCAACGGAAATCCTCCGCCAGCAAGACGAAGTAAACGGATCGATTGAAACTTCTGATGAACGAACTTCCCGCTGTTCAAAGCGGGGAGTCTACCGACTTTGAAATCGCCGTTCCCTGCACAATTAACTGTGCATCTACCTGTAACTAGAGGATAACGAACCATGATGCGACGCCGCTGGCAAGCGATCACGACGCTCCTCCTGATGACCATGATCCCCGCACTGTCTTTAACTGGGTGTGCGTCATTTCAACTGGCTCAGGCGATGAAATTCGATTTGAATAAACCCTTCCCGTGGGAAACTGATGACGATGAGATCCGTTCTCCGGAGCGCCTGGTGGCGGTCTGGAAAGATACGATCATGAATCAGCGGAGCCAGAAGGGGGTCCGTGGTTTTGGCGGACGGGTGATGTTCTACGACTCACAGGGCGCCAAGCCGATTCGCGTTGCTGGTGATGTCGTTATTTATGCGTTTGATAACACGGGTGTCGACGCCGATGCCATTCCTGACCGTAAATTTGTTTTTAAAGCAGACCGTCTGGAAGAGCATTACAGCAAATCGGCTTTGGGGCACTCTTACAGCTTCTGGCTTCCCTGGGAAGAAATAGGTGGCGAACCTCGGAAAATCAGCCTGCTGGTCCGCTTCGAAGGAGAAGCGGGAGAGACAGTCATGTCCGATCCGGCAATGCAATCTCTTCCCGGAATCCCCAAGGGGTTTATGCTCGGAAAAAAACAGGACGAAGAGAAAGCGGCCGCTGCTGGCGGCATTCAACAAGCTTCGTATGAAGAAACCGAATCTGCTTTAAAAAAGCAAAATGCGGAACCCCTGCGGATGCAGACGGAAACGATCGAAGTACCCAAGCGATTCATAGATAAACATCTAACCGATCCTCAGGCGGAATGGGATATCCCTGTTGATAATAGTGGCGAAAGCAGTTTATATTTCCCTCAGCCGGGGGCGAAGTCGACTAGTTCGCGGGCGCCACAGGAACTGGACCGTTTCGAGGCAGGAGAACTCCCTGCGCAAGTAGATCAGAAAATGCCTGTAGAACGAACCAGTCAGTATCGGCCTGAACCACAACTTAATGCGCAGGACTTGGAGATTCAGGAGTTGCGGGCGTCGCTGGATGTAATGCGTCAACAGTTGGCAAAAACGGAACAGCGACAACAGAGCCAAACGACGAACTCAGCTTACAAAGGCTGGGATCGAAAATCGGAACGACAGATTCCGCTTAATTCGGGATCGGGACGATCGGCTGAGGTGCAAGGGACACTTCGAGCTCGTTATGAACAGTATTTACGCCAGGCTCAAACATCAGAAGTCGGGAACACAACTGTCGCTGTCGGTCATCCTGCACCTGACCGCGAAGCGTCACCTGCCCGTCTGCAAACGATACCTCGATCCCGGGAGCAACAGACTGAATGGGACTGGCAGACGCCAGAGTCTGTTTCAGGTTCCCCGCCTTCAAAATAGGATCTGCCTTCGGCACAGAGAATCCTAAGGAGAGACGTGGTAGATACATCTGATTGGCCTGGGGACGTCGGAGTGGTCGGTTGATCCGGCCAGCCTGACTTCGTTCAACCTGGAAATCCTGCACGGCCGTTCGAACGTTTCCGTCAGTTGATCCCTGTTCCAAACCAACGAACCCCGAGCCTTCCTCAGAATCCGCACCGACGAAACTTCGCTCATCGCGATTCTCGCGCAGGAAACGGGCTCCGCCTGAAATGGCACTTCCGCCCGAAGCACTCGATGATGCTGCGCCCGGTTCGGGCTGCTTCGTCAGCGGTTGCCCCAATGTTCGATCGCCGAACAGCTGAGCTTCGACCTGAGAAATGAATATGATGGAGCTAACGCTGACCATCACAAAAATAATTGTCCGTAATCGCATAGTAGATACCGTAATGGTTAAATCGTTTTTACGAAGGTGGGCGAGTTACAAGGCGGGCACGCAAAACTACTTAAACAGTTTCCGTCATTCACCAGCGTGGAGTCTCTGTTTCGCCGTTTTGCTATCTGTCTAATACAGAGCAAAACGAGCTTGGGCACAACAGAGCAGGAGGGTTCATCAATTCAATTGTTTTCACTGCGTATTGCAGTAAAGACTTTGGTGAATGAAATCCACGGGCAAAGTAATTAAAACTTATCACGTGGTTCGCAGGGCGCCGGAGAAACTCATCGCGGCAGGAAGGTTTGGGGAGGGAAATTGAATCCGGACGCGGTACAGAAACCACAGCCCCGGAAACTCTCTGGACAGGAAGTCCTTACGTAATCGTAACAGACTTCGTGGTCGTTTCCAGTGGGGGAATCCTGTTCAGAGCTTACTGAAGACCGTCCAAACAGGAGGCAGACAGCCGTCGGCCGTTTGTAACTACTTAATCAATAATCGTTTGCAGTCGATATGTAACTGCGACAATAATTTCTCGCTTGATGACTGTACGGATTTATTTAAGCGAGTAATCGCGTAATGAAGGACGGAAAAACCCGATTCCAACACGGTGCGATGATGCGCAGCCATCGCGACCGTGCTCGTTAATCCGCCTCGTTTTCAGATCAGAACGGGTTTGCCCTGTTGACGACGAACGATCACCCATTGACCGGCGTGCATTGTCCAGTGGGTGCCTTGCATCGCAAAGATCGACCCCACGGTTTCGCCAATCTGCTGCAATTGCTCCGGACCCGGTTTCATCAAGTCTTCATCAGACATCTTGGCGAGGACGGCGAGCGTGCCTTCGCGTTGTTCATTCATCAGCTTCACCAGTTCTTCTTTAGGAAGAAAGGCTGACGTGTCGTCTCCACTGGAATTCTTGCGGTCATAAATCTCGGTGAAGCCTTCGGGTAACGCGGGCATGGACCCCGGAGCAATCGCTTCGATCAGTTGATGTTCCGAAGCAATCAAATGCCCCACCTGCCAGTTAATCGGGTTAATCCCCTCAGCCGGTTTCAGCAGCAAATCGTCATCGGACAAATCAGACAGGTAAACATTGACAAGCTGGGTCGGTGTGACGAGAGACTTCTTAATATGTTCAGCAATACTCATGTCAGGATTTCCTCATGCTGGTGGAAAACAATCACGGGGCAGGACAGCAGTCCTTCAATTTTCCCACTTATACTTTAATGGTTCGAGTTGCTCAGTGGTACCTGACGGGACTCTCCATGCGAACCGGTCTCTTGATTTAAATTTGTCCTTTACAAAATCAACGCGGCCTCAGCCACTAATCCCGGACCGAAACCAAGGATGACGCAAGGGCGTTTAGCTTCTGCTTGGCGAAGACGTTCAATGATGAAGAGGACGGTGGGCGAAGACATATTGCCGTATTCTTCCAGTACACGGCGGGAAGGTTCCATCTGTTGATCGTCGAGGCCAAGGGCTTCGGCCGTGGCCTGCAAGATACGAGGGCCCCCCGGATGAATGGCCCAGGAAGCGATCTCTTTCGTCGTCAATTGATGGCGGCCCAGCCAGGCTTCCATCCATTCGGGTAGGTACTGCTGGATCACATTGGGCACTTCGGGGGACAGGCCCATTTCGAAACCGTTGTTTCCAATTTCCCAGCTCATCATCTCGCGGGAATCGGGCAGCAGCCGGGAACCATTGGCGACGATTGTCCAATCCTCCCCGGTAGGAGTCTCTCGATGACATCCAACGACTGCGGCGGCTCCATCAGCGAAGAGAGAGTTCGCCACGATCCGCTGTGGATTCCAACCGTAGTGATGATGCACGCTGCATAATTCCACGGCGCAAACGAGCACACAAGCTTTCGGGTCGGCGTCGGCATACGCTTTGGCGACTCGCAAACCATTCATGGCACCATGACACCCCATGAAGCCGACATGCGTCCGGGCTGTCTCTTCGGGCAATCCAAGTTCGCGAATCAATTCTATATCAAACCCCGGTGCGGAAAAGCCACTACAGGAAACCGTAACGAGGTGAGTGATCTCCCCCGGAGCCTTCCCCGAATCCAGCAGCGCTTTGTTCGCTGCTTTTATAGCGAGTGGGGCTGCGTGCAGAACATACTGTTCCATTCGCGCCGCCGTGTCGGGACCGGAATTTCCCGGTTCTTCCCCTGGGGTGTAGAACGATTGACGATTTTCCGCTCCGTCTTCGGACGAGTTTAACAGCACGCTATACCGTTGCTGAACTCCTGATCGACGATAGAGCGCGACGATTTGCCTCTGTTTTTTTTCGTCGACTCGACCCAGATGTTTGGCAATCTCCGCCGCGTCTTTTTGTTGAACCGCGTGTTCGGGATTAGCCGTACCGACCCCCAGTATTTCAAAAC is part of the Polystyrenella longa genome and harbors:
- a CDS encoding type III polyketide synthase, translated to MSFEILGVGTANPEHAVQQKDAAEIAKHLGRVDEKKQRQIVALYRRSGVQQRYSVLLNSSEDGAENRQSFYTPGEEPGNSGPDTAARMEQYVLHAAPLAIKAANKALLDSGKAPGEITHLVTVSCSGFSAPGFDIELIRELGLPEETARTHVGFMGCHGAMNGLRVAKAYADADPKACVLVCAVELCSVHHHYGWNPQRIVANSLFADGAAAVVGCHRETPTGEDWTIVANGSRLLPDSREMMSWEIGNNGFEMGLSPEVPNVIQQYLPEWMEAWLGRHQLTTKEIASWAIHPGGPRILQATAEALGLDDQQMEPSRRVLEEYGNMSSPTVLFIIERLRQAEAKRPCVILGFGPGLVAEAALIL
- a CDS encoding DinB family protein, which produces MSIAEHIKKSLVTPTQLVNVYLSDLSDDDLLLKPAEGINPINWQVGHLIASEHQLIEAIAPGSMPALPEGFTEIYDRKNSSGDDTSAFLPKEELVKLMNEQREGTLAVLAKMSDEDLMKPGPEQLQQIGETVGSIFAMQGTHWTMHAGQWVIVRRQQGKPVLI
- a CDS encoding BON domain-containing protein; its protein translation is MRLRTIIFVMVSVSSIIFISQVEAQLFGDRTLGQPLTKQPEPGAASSSASGGSAISGGARFLRENRDERSFVGADSEEGSGFVGLEQGSTDGNVRTAVQDFQVERSQAGRINRPLRRPQANQMYLPRLSLGFSVPKADPILKAGNLKQTLASASPIQSVAPGIEVSFADGQVTLRGQVQDDRQRQLCSRLLMFEPGVNTVHNELEVSLAPQPIVPIPN